GCAGAAAACATCAAAGGTCTTTAAGCACCACTTTAATACCGGGGGTAGGAGATGTATGCATTAATCCACGGTCGGATTTACACCGGCCATGAAATTCTGGATGACCACGCGGTAGTTATTGCCGATGGCCTGATTGAGCGTGTTTGCCCTGTTGACGCTTTGCCAGCAGGAATAGAAACACGCGATGTGGGCGGTGCCGTCATTGCCCCCGGCTTTATTGATGTTCAGCTGAACGGCTGCGGCGGCGTGCAGTTTAACGACACAGCAGAAGCCGTTTCGGTTGAAACGCTGGAAATCATGCAGAAAGCGAACGAACGCTCAGGCTGCACCAGCTACCTGCCTACGCTTATCACCACCAGCGATGAGCTGATGATGCAGGGCGTAAACGTGATGCGTGAATACCTGGCGAAATACAGCCACCAGGCGCTGGGTTTACACCTTGAAGGCCCGTGGCTCAACATCGTTAAGAAAGGGACGCACAACCCAGGCTTTGTTCGCAAACCGGACGCGAAGCTGGTTGATTTCCTCTGTCAGAATGCAGACGTGATCACCAAAATTACCCTCGCCCCGGAAATGGTTGAGCCAGAAGTGATTCAGAAACTGGTCGCCGCAGGCATCATTGTTTCCGCAGGCCACTCCAACGCGACCCTGAAAGAAGCCAAAATCGGCTTCCGCGCCGGGATCACTTTCGCGACTCACCTTTTCAACGCCATGCCTTACATTACCGGCCGTGAACCGGGCCTTGCTGGCGCAATTTTTGATGAAGCCGACGTTTACTGTGGCATCATTGCTGATGGCCTGCATGTTGATTATGCGAACATCCGCACCGCAAAACGCGTGAAGGGCGATAAACTGTGTCTGGTCACTGACGCCACCGCACCGGCTGGCGCGAACATCGATCAGTTCATTTTTGCTGGTAAAACAATATACTACCGTGACGGTCTGTGCGTTGACGAGAACGGAACCCTCAGCGGGTCTGCACTGACAATGATTCAGGGCGTTCGCAACCTGGTGGAGCACGCGGCGATTGCGCTGGATGAAGTCCTGCGTATGGCAACGCTCTACCCTGCTCGCGCAATGGGCGTGGATAAACAGCTGGGCGCAATTGAAGCCGGCAAAGTGGCTAACCTGACCGTGTTTACCCGCGACTATAAAATCATCAAGACCATCGTTAATGGTAACGAGGTCGTAACTGAGTAAATAGCATGACGACTGGCGGACAAGCCCAAATTGGTAATGTTGATCTGGTAAAACAGCTGAATAGCGCGGCGGTCTACCGCCTGATTGACCAGCATGGTCCCATCTCGCGCATTCAGATTGCCGAACAAAGCCAGCTTGCGCCCGCCAGCGTCACAAAAATTACTCGCCAGCTGATTGAGCGCGGCCTGATCAAAGAGGTCGATCAGCAGGCCTCCACCGGCGGCCGCCGCGCTATCTCTATCACTACAGAAACACGTAACTTCCACGCCATTGGCGTGCGTCTTGGGCGTCACGATGCCACCATCACGCTGTTTGACCTGAGCGCAAAGTCGATTGCCGAAGAGCACTATCCGCTGCCTGAACGCACGCAGGAAACTCTTGAGCACGCGCTGCTCAACGCCATCAGCCACTTTATCGAAACCTGGCAGCGTAAAACCCGCGAGCTGATCGCTATTTCAGTCATCCTTCCAGGCCTCGTCGACCCCGAAAGCGGCGTGATTCGCTATATGCCACACATCGCCGTCAACAACTGGGCGCTGGTCGACAGCCTGGAAAAACGCTTCAGGGTCACCTGCTTTGTCGGGCATGATATCCGCAGCCTGGCGCTGGCCGAGCACTACTTCGGTGCAACTCACGACTGCGAAGACTCCATTTTAGTGCGTGTTCACCGCGGCACCGGAGCGGGTATTTTGTCAAATGGCCGGATTTTTATCGGCCGCAACGGCAACGTCGGTGAGATTGGCCATATCCAGGTAGACCCGTTAGGCGAGCGCTGCCACTGCGGCAACTTTGGCTGTCTGGAAACCATCGCCGCCAACGCCGCGATTGAAAAAGCGTGTTCGCCATCTGCTGGAGCAAGGCTACAACAGCCGCCTGACGCTTGAAGACTGCGGCATCCAGGCTATCTGCAAAGCCGCCAATAAAGGCGATGCGCTGGCCTGCGAAGTGCTGGAACACGTGGGCCGTCACCTGGGGAAAGCCATCTCCATCGCTATTAATTTGTTTAATCCGCAAAAAGTGGTGCTTGCCGGCGAGATAACCGAAGCCGAAAAGGTGCTGCTGCCGGCCATCGAGGGCTGCATTAACACCCAGGCCCTGAATGCCTTCCGTAAAAACCTGCCCATCGTCTGCTCGAAGCTTGACGACCGCTCGGCCATTGGGGCGTTTGCGCTGGTTAAGCGCTCCATGCTGAACGGCGTTTTGCTTCAGCATCTGCTGGAAAGTTAATGCTGCCCAGGCAGCATTTTACGCTATAGTTACCGACTTCATTCCGCGAGCCAGAGTTGTTAATGACCACTATCCAGAACGTAATTTGTGATATCGACGGCGTGCTGATGCACGACAACGTCGCTGTGCCGGGCGCTAATGAATTTCTGGCACGTATTATTGAAAAAGAAATGCCGCTGGTGCTGCTGACCAACTACCCTTCCCAGACCAGTCAGGATCTTGCCAACCGCTTTGCTTCCGCGGGCATCGACGTGCCCGAGAGCGTGTTTTACACCTCCGCCATGGCCACCGCGGATTTCCTGCGTCGCCAGGAGGGCAAGAAGGCCTATGTCGTCGGCGAAGGTGCGCTGATTCACGAGCTCTACAAAGCAGGTTTTACCATTACCGACATTAATCCGGACTTTGTCATCGTCGGTGAAACCCGCTCCTTTAACTGGGAAATGATGCACAAAGCCGCGTACTTCGTGGCGAATGGAGCGCGTTTTATTGCCACCAACCCGGACAGCCACGGCCACGGCTTTAGCCCGGCCTGCGGCGCGCTCTGTGCCGGCATCGAGAAAATCTCCGGCCGCGAGCCGTTCTATGTCGGTAAGCCGAGCCCGTGGATTATCCGCGCAGCGCTCAACAAAATGCAGGCGCACTCCGAGCAAACCGTCATCGTTGGCGACAACTTACGCACGGATATTCTCGCCGGCTTCCAGGCTGGTCTCGAAACCATATTAGTGCTCTCCGGCGTTTCGAATCTGAACAACGTCGATGATATGCCGTTCCGGCCGAGCTGGATTTATCCGTCGGTGGCGGAAATCGATATCTTCTGATTGAGAATGCCGGCCCGCAGCCGGCATTTTTATTTATCGATAAAAAACCGCCGCTCAGAGAAAGAAAACTTTAGTGCAAATCGTTAAAAATTGACGATCCGCTAATTTTCACGGCCAAAACATCAGCATTTTTCATAAATCAGCAATCCTCACTGCACTATTTATTAGCTGAATGCTAAAACTCTTGCATTCCCTCCAGCGATTGAGCATTTTCATTACTAAGCAACGCAGCAAAGCCGCAGCAAAAGTAAAAAATCGGCAACGCAGCACCACAACTCATCTCGCTCAGGCAAGTGTACGGAGAAGTAATATGTGTTCTATCTTTGGCGTTCTGGATATCAAAACCGATGCAGTTGAATTGCGCAAAAAAGCGCTGGAATTATCGCGCCTGATGCGCCACCGCGGCCCGGACTGGTCAGGTGTTTACGCCAGCGACAAAGCAATTCTTGTTCACGAACGTCTGTCCATCGTTGACGTCAACGCGGGCGCTCAGCCGCTTTATAACACGCAAAAAACTCATGCGTTGGCGGTAAACGGTGAAATCTATAACCACCAGGCACTGCGCGCCGAATACGGCGACCGCTATACCTTCCAGACCGGCTCAGACTGTGAAGTCATCCTGGCGCTCTATCAGGAAAAAGGCCCGGAATTCCTGGATGAGCTGCAGGGGATGTTTGCCTTCGCACTCTATGACAGTGAGAAAGATGCTTACCTTATTGGCCGCGACCACATCGGCATTATCCCGCTTTATATGGGCCACGATGAGCACGGCAACCTCTATGTCGCTTCCGAAATGAAAGCGCTGGTGCCGGTTTGCCGCACCATCAAAGAGTTCCCGGCGGGCAGCTACCTGTGGAGCAAGGATGGCGAAATCCGCAGCTACTACCAGCGCGACTGGTTCAGCTATGAAGAAGTCAAAGACAACGTCACGGACAAAAACGCGCTGCGTCAGGCGCTGGAAGATTCCGTCAAAAGCCACCTGATGTCCGACGTGCCTTACGGCGTGCTGCTGTCAGGCGGGCTGGACTCTTCCGTTATTTCCGCCATCACCAAGAAATTTGCCGCACGCCGCGTAGAAGATGAAGAGCGCAGCGAAGCCTGGTGGCCGCAGCTGCACTCCTTCGCCGTCGGCCTGGAAGGCTCTCCGGACCTGAAAGCCGCCCAGGAAGTGGCTAACCATCTGGGCACCGTTCACCACGAGATCCACTTCACCGTGCAGGAAGGTCTGGATGCGATCCGCGATGTTATCTACCACATCGAAACTTACGACGTGACCACCATCCGCGCCTCTACGCCGATGTACCTGATGTCTCGCAAAATCAAAGCGATGGGCATTAAGATGGTGCTGTCCGGCGAAGGGTCTGATGAGGTCTTTGGCGGCTACCTTTACTTCCATAAAGCGCCAAATGCCAAAGAACTTCACGAGGAAACCGTGCGCAAACTGCAGGCTCTGCATATGTTTGACTGCGCCCGCGCCAACAAAGCCATGTCTGCCTGGGGCGTTGAAGCCCGCGTGCCGTTCCTGGATAAAAAATTCCTCGATGTGGCAATGCGCATCAATCCACAGGATAAAATGTGTGGCAACGGCAAAATGGAGAAGCATGTGCTGCGTGAATGCTTCGAATCCTACCTGCCGGCAAGCGTTGCCTGGCGCCAGAAAGAGCAGTTCTCTGACGGCGTAGGTTATAGCTGGATTGATACCCTGAAAGAGGTGGCCGCCGAGCAGATCAGCGACCAGCAGCTGGCTACCGCCGCCTATCGTTTCCCGTACAACACGCCGGGCTCAAAAGAGGCCTATTTGTACCGTGAGATTTTCGAAGAGCTGTTCCCGCTGCAGAGCGCTGCGGAATGTGTGCCGGGCGGCCCGTCCGTAGCCTGTTCTTCAGCAAAAGCGATCGAGTGGGATGAATCCTTCAAAACCATGAACGATCCGTCAGGGCGTGCGGTTGGCGTGCACCAGGCCGCCTATTAATAGCTAACGATCGATGACAAAACGGACCTTCGGGTCCGTTTGTTTTTCTGTATTATCGCTGAGGCTTTATCCCTGTTTTTAACCGAAATTAAAAACAAAAAGGCTCGTTATTGTTGATATTTCAAGCAAGCTGTTCGCAAGTCATTCAAACGAACATTCTGAGCGGGTTTTCGGGAAAAAACTAGTTGACGCTGTAGAGTCAACTCAGCATAATGCGCCCCGCAACGCCGATAAGGTAGCGCGTAAAAAGAGGGCTACGTAGCTCAGCTGGTTAGAGCACATCACTCATAATGATGGGGTCACAGGTTCGAATCCCGTCGTAGCCACCATCTTTTTTTATGCGGGAGTGGCGAAATTGGTAGACGCACCAGATTTAGGTTCTGGCGCCGCAAGGTGTGCGAGTTCAAGTCTCGCCTCCCGCACCATTTATCTTTCGCGTTGCACGGATGGGGTATCGCCAAGCGGTAAGGCACCGGTTTTTGATACCGGCATTCCCTGGTTCGAATCCAGGTACCCCAGCCATTATTTTTCGAGACATGCGGTTAACCGCGACGGTCATTGGGGTATCGCCAAGCGGTAAGGCACCGGTTTTTGATACCGGCATTCCCTGGTTCGAATCCAGGTACCCCAGCCATCGAAAAATAGAATTAGGTTTGGCTACGTAGCTCAGCTGGTTAGAGCACATCACTCATAATGATGGGGTCACAGGTTCGAATCCCGTCGTAGCCACCATACAAAGGAATTATTGATTAAGTTCGATAAATCCAAAAAAATTGTTGGGGTATCGCCAAGCGGTAAGGCTCTGGTTTCTGATACCAGCATTCCGAGGTTCGAATCCTCGTACCCCAGCCAATTTAAAAAGTCGTTAAGCAGATTGTTTAACGCAATTGGGGTGTCGCCAAGCGGTAAGGCACTGGTTTCTGATACCAGCATTCCGGGGTTCGAATCCCTGCACCCCAGCCAATCAGTAACAAATAAGCCCGCTCTGCGGGCTTTTTTGTTTTTGTTGTTCAGTACCGTGCGGCCTCATGCCCTCACCCTGGCCCTCACCCGCAGGGAGAGGGCCTAAAGATTAAAGTCCGAGGGCGTATTTCAGCGCCTTACGCTTCAGGCCACCGGCTCTCTCCGCCGCCATCAGCCCAATATTACGAACTACGCGCAACGGCCCCAGGTTATTACTGAATCCTGCATAGAAGAGATCCATCCCACTCTGCATCAGGAAGTTATCCGCCTGGCGTCGCGCCTGGTAACGCTTCAGGATCGTCGAACTCTTCCAGTCCTCGCCGTGGCTGCGGGCATTGATCATTACCTCAAGTAAGGCATCCACATCGCGATAACCGAGGTTCACCCCCTGCCCCGCTAAAGGATGGATCGTATGTGCCGCATCCCCTATCAGCGCTAACCCTGGCTGAACGTACTGCAACGCATGCCGACGCGTCAAAGGAAATGCTCCGCTGGCCACCGGCGTGACCGCTCCCAGTCGCTGAGGGAAAGTGGCCGCAATCGCTTTTTGCAGCTGAGGCAGAGTCATTCCCTGCAGCTGCCGAATACGTGCTGGCGTATCGTACCAGACGAGCGAGGCCCAGTTATCGAACAGCGGCAGGAAGGCGTGCGGCCCGGTCGGCGTGAAGTGCTGCCAGGTGCTCTCGCCTGGTTCAAACTCACATTTAACGGTAATCAGCATGCAGGACTGACGATACTGCCAGGCATGCAGGCCGATACCCGCCCATTTCCTGATTTGAGAATTGGCGCCATCTGCGCCAATCACCATATCCACCTGAAGCGGGCTGCCCTCCTCAAACTCGAGTGACCACCCCGCCTGCTGGCGATGGATCTGCTTCAGCCTGGCCGGGCAATACAAAGCTACGCGCGGATGAACCTCCAGCGCTTCCCAAAGCACGCGCTGCAGCACGTTATTCTCCACCATAAAACCCAGTTCAGGCAGACCCAGCTCCGCGGCATCAAAACTGACGTGCGCGCTCTCCCACTCCCAGGTTTCCAGGCGGCGGTAGGGATGCGCCCGCATCGCCAAAACGCGGTTCCAGACGCCGAGAGACTTGAGCAACCCAACCGAGGCGCTGCTGATGGCGGAGATGCGGACATCCGGCTGGCTTTCAGGCGCAAAGACCTCGGGCGCCTGATGTTCAATAACGGCTACCTGAAACCCCTGCTGAGCCAGTCCGAGCGCTGCCGCGGCGCCGACCATCCCGCCGCCGACAACGGCTACTTCAATTGGTTGATTTGCCATGAGTCTCTTTCCTTCGTTCACCTTTGCCCATTCTACTGACTTTTGCCAGGCTGGTCACATCCCTGGCAAAGCATTACACTAGCTGGCTTAATTCCTGACTTCACCTTGAGCAATGGCAAGTCGATGACAAAAAAACTCCATATAAAAACCTGGGGCTGTCAGATGAACGAATACGATTCATCCAGGATGGCCGATCTGCTGGACAGCACCCACGGCTTTACGCTGACCGATAACGCGAATGAAGCGGATGTTCTGCTGCTGAACACCTGCTCTATTCGTGAAAAAGCCCAGGAAAAGGTGTTTCACCTGCTGGGGCGCTGGAAGCATATTAAAGCTAAAAGACCCGACGTAATCATCGGCGTCGGCGGCTGCGTGGCCTCTCAGGAAGGGAAGAAGATCCGCCAGCGTGCGCACTATGTGGATATTGTGTTTGGTCCGCAAACCCTGCACCGGCTGCCGGAAATGATCAACCAGGTTCGCGGCACCCGCAGCCCGGTAGTCGACGTCAGTTTCCCGGAAATTGAAAAATTTGACCGCCTGCCGGAACCCCGTGCAGACGGTCCGACGGCCTACGTCTCCATCATGGAAGGCTGCAACAAATATTGTACCTACTGCGTAGTGCCTTACACCCGTGGGGAAGAGGTCAGCCGTCCTTGCGACGATATTCTGTTTGAAATCGCCCAGCTCGCGGAACAGGGTGTACGTGAAGTCAACCTGCTAGGCCAGAACGTTAACGCTTACCGCGGCGCGGCCTACGACGGCGGCATCTGCTCGTTTGCCGAACTTCTGCGCCTGGTGGCGGCGATTGACGGCATAGACCGCATTCGTTTTACCACCAGCCACCCGATTGAATTTACCGATGACATTATCGAAGTGTACCGCGACACGCCTGAGCTGGTGAGCTTCCTGCACCTGCCTATTCAAAGCGGCGCCGACCGTGTACTGAATATGATGGGCCGCACGCACACTGCGCTGGAGTATAAATCCACTATCCGCAAGCTTCGCGCCGCGCGCCCGGATATTCAGATTAGCTCAGACTTTATTGTTGGTTTCCCGGGTGAAACCAGCCAGGACTTCGAGCAAACCATGAAGCTGATTGCCGACGTCAACTTCGATACCAGCTTCAGCTTTATCTTCTCCGCTCGTCCAGGCACCCCGGCCGCAGATATGGTGGATGACGTGCCGGAAGAAGAGAAGAAACAGCGCCTTTATATCCTGCAGGATCGCATTAACCAGCAGGTAATGGAGTGGAGCCGCAAGATGCTGGGTACGGTGCAGCGTATTCTGGTCGAAGGGACTTCGCGTAAAAGCATTATGCAGCTCTCCGGCCGTACGGAGAATAATCGCGTAGTAAACTTCGAAGGGACGCCTGACATGATAGGAAAATTCGTGGATGTTGAAATCACCGAAGTCCTGACAAACTCCCTGCGCGCGAAGCTGGTTCGTACCGAAGAGGAGATGGGCCTGCGTATTGCTGAAACTCCGGCATCCGTTATTGCCCGTACCCGCAAAGAGAACGAAATTGGGGTAGGGATTTACCAGCCTTAACCCTCACACGGCCTGCCGGAAATCGACTATCAGCTTCCGGCAGGTTGTCTCCTTTTTGGCCCTTGCATTCTGAAGACATCACCCAAATATCAATTGTGACGCTTGCGCCATCACGCTGCGGGATAAATAATTTCCCTGTAGCCGGGATCGTACATTCGGCTACGTGAGACCGTTTTACTTTAACTGGCCCCGAGTGACCCAGAGGATAAGTTTGAATATCGAAACACGTGAATTAACGCTTGAACCGGCGGATAACGCCCGTCTGCTCAGTCTGTGCGGCCCATTTGATGACAACATCAAACAGCTGGAGCGCCGACTGGGGATTGAAATCAACCGCCGTGACAATCATTTCAGGCTCACCGGTCGTGAACTCTCCGTTAACGCTGCTGCGGATATTCTGCGCCATCTCTACGTAGACACCGCGCCAATGCGCGGCCAGAGCCAGGATATCGACCCTGAGCAAATCCACCTGGCCATCAAAGAGAGCCGGGTACTGGAGCAAACGGCGGACAGCGTGCCGGACTACGGCAAAGCCATCCACATTAAAACCAAGCGTGGGGTTATCAAACCACGCACGCCTAATCAGGCGCAGTACATCGCAAATATTCTCGACCATGACATCACCTTCGGTATCGGGCCAGCGGGGACAGGGAAAACTTACCTTGCCGTAGCCGCCGCCGTGGATGCCCTGGAGCGCCAGGAGATTCGCCGTATTCTTCTGACCCGTCCAGCCGTTGAGGCGGGCGAGAAGCTCGGCTTCCTGCCGGGCGATTTAAGCCAGAAGGTCGACCCGTATCTGCGTCCGCTGTATGACGCCCTGTTCGAGATGCTTGGCTTTGAGAAAGTTGAAAAGCTGATTGAGCGCAACGTTATCGAAGTAGCACCGCTGGCCTATATGCGCGGGCGAACCCTCAACGATGCCTTTGTCATTCTCGACGAAAGCCAGAACACCACCACCGAACAGATGAAAATGTTCCTGACCCGCATCGGCTTTAACTCCAAAGCGGTGATCACCGGCGACGTTACGCAGATAGACCTGCCGCGCAACCTGAAGTCCGGTTTACGTCATGCTATAGACGTCCTGTCAGAGGTGGATGAGATTAGCTTTAACTTCCTTAACAGCGAGGACGTGGTGCGCCACCCGGTGGTTGCCCGCATCGTTAACGCCTATGAGGCATGGGAAACCGCCGATCAGAAGCGTAAAGATGAACTCGCCGCCGAACGTAAACGTGAAGCTTTAGCCCTGCAGGCCACCGCGCCGGAGAGTAAATGAGTCAGGTTATTTTAGATTTACAGGTTGCTTGTGAAGCCGACAGCGGCCTGCCGGACGAAACAAAAATCCAGCGCTGGCTGGATGCGGTCATCCCACAGTTTCAGGAAGAGTCAGAGGTGACCGTTCGTCTGGTCGATGAGGCCGAAAGCCACGACCTGAATCTCACCTACCGCGGCAAAGACAAGCCGACCAACGTGCTCTCTTTTCCTTTCGAAGCACCGCCGGGCATCGAACTGCCGCTGCTGGGGGATCTGATCATCTGCCGCCAGGTGGTTGAGCAGGAAGCCAGGGAGCAAGAGAAGCCGCTGGAAGCGCACTGGGCGCATATGGTGGTGCACGGTAGCCTGCATCTGCTCGGCTATGACCATATTGAAGATGACGAGGCCGAAGAGATGGAAGCCCTGGAAACAGAGATAATGCTTGCTCTTGGGTATGCCGATCCGTACATTGCCGAGAAAGAGTAGTCGGCTCAGGGCTTTCCCTTTGCCGCAGTCACGCGCAGGCAGCGCACGACCAGGCTGCCTGTTAGTATTTGATTAATATGAGGCCTAAAACCTAACGCCATGAGCGACGACAATTCACAGAATAGTGACACGCCGGAAGCCAAAAAGGGATTCTTCTCCCTCATTCTCAACCAGCTGTTTCACGGTGAACCGAAAAACCGTGACGATCTGCTGACGCTTATTCGTGATTCTGAGCAAAACTCTCTGATCGACCAGGACACCCGCGACATGCTCGAAGGGGTGATGGATATTGCCGACCAACGCGTCCGCGACATCATGATCCCTCGTTCACAGATGGTGACGCTCAAACACAACCAGACGCTGGACGAGTGTCTCGATGTTATTATCGATTCCGCACACTCCCGCTTCCCGGTGATAAGCGAAGACAAAGATCACATCGAAGGGATCCTGATGGCCAAAGATCTGCTGCCGTTTATGCGCAGCGACTCTGAGCCTTTCAGCATGGAAAAAGTGTTACGTCAGGTGGTTGTCGTGCCTGAAAGCAAGCGGGTTGACCGCATGCTGAAAGAGTTTCGTCAGCAGCGCTACCACATGGCGATTGTCATTGATGAATTTGGCGGCGTTTCAGGCCTCGTGACTATCGAGGATATTCTTGAGCTGATTGTCGGGGAAATCGAAGACGAATACGACGATGAAGAAGACGGTGATTTCCGTCAGCTGAGTCGCCACACCTGGACGGTACGCGCCCTCGCCTCCATCGAAGACTTCAACGACACCTTCGACACGCACTTTAGCGATGAAGAGGTCGACACCATCGGCGGCCTGGTGATGCAAGCCTTTGGCCATCTGCCTGCCCGTGGCGAAACCATTGAAATAGATGGTTACCAGTTCAAAGTCGCCATGGCCGACAGCCGCCGTATTATTCAGGTTCATGTCAGAATTCCGGACGACTCGCCGCAACCTAAACTGGACGAATAACGCCGCTATGGCTAAAGCTCAACTTCTTCAACGCCAGCGCATTCGCCTGCTGCTGGCGCTCTTGTTTGGGGCCTGCGGAACGCTGGCCTTTTCTCCCTATGATTTTTGGCCTGCGGCCATTGTTTCGCTGGCTGGATTACAGGGGCTAACGCTAAACCGTCGCCCGGTACAGAGCGCCGCAATTGGCTTCTTCTGGGGGGCTTGGGCTGTTCGGCAGCGGCATCAACTGGGTCTATGTCAGTATCGCGCAGTTTGGCGGTATGCCGGGTCCGGTGAATATCTTCCTGGTCGTGCTGCTCGCCGCTTATCTGTCGCTGTATACCGGCCTGTTCGCCGGCGTAC
This region of Cedecea lapagei genomic DNA includes:
- the nagA gene encoding N-acetylglucosamine-6-phosphate deacetylase, whose protein sequence is MYALIHGRIYTGHEILDDHAVVIADGLIERVCPVDALPAGIETRDVGGAVIAPGFIDVQLNGCGGVQFNDTAEAVSVETLEIMQKANERSGCTSYLPTLITTSDELMMQGVNVMREYLAKYSHQALGLHLEGPWLNIVKKGTHNPGFVRKPDAKLVDFLCQNADVITKITLAPEMVEPEVIQKLVAAGIIVSAGHSNATLKEAKIGFRAGITFATHLFNAMPYITGREPGLAGAIFDEADVYCGIIADGLHVDYANIRTAKRVKGDKLCLVTDATAPAGANIDQFIFAGKTIYYRDGLCVDENGTLSGSALTMIQGVRNLVEHAAIALDEVLRMATLYPARAMGVDKQLGAIEAGKVANLTVFTRDYKIIKTIVNGNEVVTE
- a CDS encoding HAD-IIA family hydrolase, translating into MTTIQNVICDIDGVLMHDNVAVPGANEFLARIIEKEMPLVLLTNYPSQTSQDLANRFASAGIDVPESVFYTSAMATADFLRRQEGKKAYVVGEGALIHELYKAGFTITDINPDFVIVGETRSFNWEMMHKAAYFVANGARFIATNPDSHGHGFSPACGALCAGIEKISGREPFYVGKPSPWIIRAALNKMQAHSEQTVIVGDNLRTDILAGFQAGLETILVLSGVSNLNNVDDMPFRPSWIYPSVAEIDIF
- the asnB gene encoding asparagine synthase B is translated as MCSIFGVLDIKTDAVELRKKALELSRLMRHRGPDWSGVYASDKAILVHERLSIVDVNAGAQPLYNTQKTHALAVNGEIYNHQALRAEYGDRYTFQTGSDCEVILALYQEKGPEFLDELQGMFAFALYDSEKDAYLIGRDHIGIIPLYMGHDEHGNLYVASEMKALVPVCRTIKEFPAGSYLWSKDGEIRSYYQRDWFSYEEVKDNVTDKNALRQALEDSVKSHLMSDVPYGVLLSGGLDSSVISAITKKFAARRVEDEERSEAWWPQLHSFAVGLEGSPDLKAAQEVANHLGTVHHEIHFTVQEGLDAIRDVIYHIETYDVTTIRASTPMYLMSRKIKAMGIKMVLSGEGSDEVFGGYLYFHKAPNAKELHEETVRKLQALHMFDCARANKAMSAWGVEARVPFLDKKFLDVAMRINPQDKMCGNGKMEKHVLRECFESYLPASVAWRQKEQFSDGVGYSWIDTLKEVAAEQISDQQLATAAYRFPYNTPGSKEAYLYREIFEELFPLQSAAECVPGGPSVACSSAKAIEWDESFKTMNDPSGRAVGVHQAAY
- the ubiF gene encoding 3-demethoxyubiquinol 3-hydroxylase, whose amino-acid sequence is MANQPIEVAVVGGGMVGAAAALGLAQQGFQVAVIEHQAPEVFAPESQPDVRISAISSASVGLLKSLGVWNRVLAMRAHPYRRLETWEWESAHVSFDAAELGLPELGFMVENNVLQRVLWEALEVHPRVALYCPARLKQIHRQQAGWSLEFEEGSPLQVDMVIGADGANSQIRKWAGIGLHAWQYRQSCMLITVKCEFEPGESTWQHFTPTGPHAFLPLFDNWASLVWYDTPARIRQLQGMTLPQLQKAIAATFPQRLGAVTPVASGAFPLTRRHALQYVQPGLALIGDAAHTIHPLAGQGVNLGYRDVDALLEVMINARSHGEDWKSSTILKRYQARRQADNFLMQSGMDLFYAGFSNNLGPLRVVRNIGLMAAERAGGLKRKALKYALGL
- the miaB gene encoding tRNA (N6-isopentenyl adenosine(37)-C2)-methylthiotransferase MiaB → MTKKLHIKTWGCQMNEYDSSRMADLLDSTHGFTLTDNANEADVLLLNTCSIREKAQEKVFHLLGRWKHIKAKRPDVIIGVGGCVASQEGKKIRQRAHYVDIVFGPQTLHRLPEMINQVRGTRSPVVDVSFPEIEKFDRLPEPRADGPTAYVSIMEGCNKYCTYCVVPYTRGEEVSRPCDDILFEIAQLAEQGVREVNLLGQNVNAYRGAAYDGGICSFAELLRLVAAIDGIDRIRFTTSHPIEFTDDIIEVYRDTPELVSFLHLPIQSGADRVLNMMGRTHTALEYKSTIRKLRAARPDIQISSDFIVGFPGETSQDFEQTMKLIADVNFDTSFSFIFSARPGTPAADMVDDVPEEEKKQRLYILQDRINQQVMEWSRKMLGTVQRILVEGTSRKSIMQLSGRTENNRVVNFEGTPDMIGKFVDVEITEVLTNSLRAKLVRTEEEMGLRIAETPASVIARTRKENEIGVGIYQP
- a CDS encoding PhoH family protein; its protein translation is MNIETRELTLEPADNARLLSLCGPFDDNIKQLERRLGIEINRRDNHFRLTGRELSVNAAADILRHLYVDTAPMRGQSQDIDPEQIHLAIKESRVLEQTADSVPDYGKAIHIKTKRGVIKPRTPNQAQYIANILDHDITFGIGPAGTGKTYLAVAAAVDALERQEIRRILLTRPAVEAGEKLGFLPGDLSQKVDPYLRPLYDALFEMLGFEKVEKLIERNVIEVAPLAYMRGRTLNDAFVILDESQNTTTEQMKMFLTRIGFNSKAVITGDVTQIDLPRNLKSGLRHAIDVLSEVDEISFNFLNSEDVVRHPVVARIVNAYEAWETADQKRKDELAAERKREALALQATAPESK
- the ybeY gene encoding rRNA maturation RNase YbeY, whose translation is MSQVILDLQVACEADSGLPDETKIQRWLDAVIPQFQEESEVTVRLVDEAESHDLNLTYRGKDKPTNVLSFPFEAPPGIELPLLGDLIICRQVVEQEAREQEKPLEAHWAHMVVHGSLHLLGYDHIEDDEAEEMEALETEIMLALGYADPYIAEKE
- the corC gene encoding CNNM family magnesium/cobalt transport protein CorC (CorC(YbeX) belongs to the Cyclin M Mg2+ Exporter (CNNM) family, and was characterized as belonging to a set of three proteins, at least one of which must be present for CorA to function.): MSDDNSQNSDTPEAKKGFFSLILNQLFHGEPKNRDDLLTLIRDSEQNSLIDQDTRDMLEGVMDIADQRVRDIMIPRSQMVTLKHNQTLDECLDVIIDSAHSRFPVISEDKDHIEGILMAKDLLPFMRSDSEPFSMEKVLRQVVVVPESKRVDRMLKEFRQQRYHMAIVIDEFGGVSGLVTIEDILELIVGEIEDEYDDEEDGDFRQLSRHTWTVRALASIEDFNDTFDTHFSDEEVDTIGGLVMQAFGHLPARGETIEIDGYQFKVAMADSRRIIQVHVRIPDDSPQPKLDE